The following coding sequences are from one Macaca mulatta isolate MMU2019108-1 chromosome 7, T2T-MMU8v2.0, whole genome shotgun sequence window:
- the LOC698919 gene encoding olfactory receptor 4F15-like, producing MIQLVIPLSHFSCFFFFFSQANLQPKVTETMEGGNYSVVSEIVLVGLTSSLEMQIVLFLVFSMFYVAGILGNLLIVLTVISDSHLHSPMYFLLANLSFIDMWISSITVPKMISDLFKERKVISFQGCIAQMFFIHVIGGTEMVLLVFMALDRYVAICKPLHYLTIMNFRTCTLLLVASWTIGIIHSFIQLVFVVILPFCGPNEVDSFYCDFPRFIRLACTIIDRLELIVTANSGFISLGTFCILIISYIFILITVWQHSSSGLSKAVSTLSAHITVVVLFFGPCIFVYSWPFLTVPVDKFLAIFDVIITPFLNPTIYTFRNKEMKMAMRRIFNQVLSCFK from the coding sequence ATGATACAGTTAGTAATTCCACTTTCTcatttctcctgtttttttttttttttttcccaggcaAATTTGCAGCCCAAAGTGACTGAGACCATGGAGGGAGGAAATTATTCGGTGGTGTCTGAGATTGTTTTGGTGGGACTCACCAGTTCTTTGGAGATGCAAATTGTCCTCTTTCTGGTTTTCTCTATGTTCTATGTAGCAGGTATTTTAGGAAACCTCCTCATTGTGCTCACAGTGATCTCCGACTCCCATTTACACTCCCCTATGTACTTCCTGCTGGCCAACCTCTCCTTTATTGACATGTGGATTTCCTCCATTACAGTGCCCAAGATGATTTCTGATCTTTTCAAGGAGAGAAAAGTAATCTCTTTCCAAGGCTGCATTGCTCAGATGTTCTTCATTCATGTTATTGGAGGAACTGAGATGGTTCTGCTTGTTTTCATGGCCCTTGACCGATATGTTGCTATATGTAAGCCTCTCCACTACCTGACTATCATGAACTTCAGAACTTGTACTCTACTCCTAGTGGCTTCCTGGACTATTGgaatcatccattcattcattcaacttgTATTTGTTGTTATCCTACCATTCTGTGGTCCCAATGAAGTGGACAGCTTTTACTGTGATTTTCCTCGATTTATTAGGCTGGCTTGCACGATCATCGACAGATTGGAGCTCATAGTCACTGCCAACAGTGGATTCATCTCTCTGGGGACTTTTTGCATTTTGATTATCTCCTATATCTTCATCTTGATCACTGTTTGGCAACATTCTTCAAGTGGCTTATCCAAGGCTGTCTCTACACTGTCGGCTCACATTACAGTGGTGGTCTTATTTTTTGGTCCATGCATCTTTGTGTATTCATGGCCATTTCTCACAGTGCCTGTGGATAAATTCCTTGCCATTTTTGATGTAATAATTACCCCATTTCTGAACCCTACCATCTATACTTTTAggaacaaagaaatgaagatggCAATGAGGAGAATATTCAACCAGGTGCTGAGTTGTTTTAAGTGA